A single region of the Brachypodium distachyon strain Bd21 chromosome 3, Brachypodium_distachyon_v3.0, whole genome shotgun sequence genome encodes:
- the LOC100841049 gene encoding malate dehydrogenase, cytoplasmic yields the protein MAKDPMRVLVTGAAGQIGYALVPMIARGIMLGADQPVILHMLDIPQAAEALNGVKMELVDAAFPLLKGIVATTDVVEACTGVNVAVMVGGFPRKEGMERKDVMSKNVSIYKSQASALEAHAAPNCKVLVVANPANTNALILKEFAPSIPEKNISCLTRLDHNRALGQISERLNVQVTDVKNVIIWGNHSSSQYPDVNHATVNTPSGEKPVRELVKDDEWLNAGFIATVQQRGAAIIKARKFSSALSAASSACDHIRDWVLGTPEGTYVSMGVYSDGSYGVPAGLIYSFPVTCSSGEWTIVQGLPIDEFSRKKMDATAQELSEEKLLAYSCLE from the exons GACAAATTGGATATGCTCTTGTTCCCATGATTGCTAGGGGAATCATGCTGGGTGCAGACCAGCCAGTTATTCTGCACATGTTGGATATTCCGCAAGCTGCTGAAGCTCTTAATGGCGTTAAGATGGAATTGGTTGATGCTGCATTTCCACTTCTCAAGG GAATTGTTGCAACAACTGATGTCGTAGAGGCCTGCACTGGTGTGAATGTTGCTGTTATGGTTGGTGGATTCCCTAGGAAGGAGGGAATGGAAAGGAAGGATGTTATGTCGAAAAATGTTTCGATCTACAAATCCCAAGCATCTGCCCTTGAAGCTCATGCAGCTCCTAATTGCAAG GTTCTGGTTGTTGCCAATCCAGCAAACACCAATGCCCTTATCTTGAAGGAATTTGCTCCATCTATCCCTGAGAAGAATATCAGTTGTTTGACCCGCTTAGATCACAACAGGGCACTTGGTCAGATTTCTGAGAGACTGAATGTCCAAGTTACTGATGTGAAGAATGTTATTATCTGGGGCAATCACTCATCCAGCCAGTATCCTGATGTTAACCACGCCACTGTCAATACTCCCAGCGGAGAAAAGCCTGTTCGTGAACTTGTTAAAGATGATGAATG GCTAAATGCGGGGTTCATTGCCACTGTCCAGCAACGTGGCGCTGCAATCATCAAAGCGAGGAAGTTCTCGAGTGCTCTTTCTGCTGCCAGCTCTGCTTGTGACCACATCCGTGACTGGGTTCTGGGAACCCCTGAG GGGACATACGTTTCCATGGGTGTGTATTCCGATGGTTCATACGGTGTGCCTGCTGGGCTCATCTACTCCTTCCCTGTAACTTGCAGCAGTGGTGAATGGACAATTGTTCAAG GGCTCCCTATTGACGAGttctcgaggaagaagatggatgCGACTGCCCAGGAGCTGTCGGAGGAGAAGTTGCTTGCCTACTCATGCCTCGAGTAA
- the LOC100826772 gene encoding transcription factor MYB4: MGRAPCCDKEGLRRGAWSPDEDQLLADYIAQHGHPNWRALPKHAGLLRCGKSCRLRWINYLRPDIKRGNFTADEEDQIIRLHHSLGNRWSAIAAQLPGRTDNEIKNVWHTHLKKRLLEDNQKTTPGDGGRRQKKRKQKAKATKSAPVSVKHEQLSPGRSSSSVTYNSTVTETAAPVSSSPAITSASHQLVKEESFSSAVVTDDSFWFSTDVTGMMNLGSMEEELSLAPTRNEDMDFWLKMFESGDMRDLAVS, translated from the exons ATGGGGAGAGCGCCGTGCTGCGACAAGGAGGGGCTGCGGAGGGGCGCGTGGAGCCCCGACGAGGACCAGCTTCTCGCCGACTACATCGCGCAGCACGGCCACCCCAACTGGCGCGCCCTCCCCAAGCACGCCG GGCTGCTGCGGTGCGGGAAGAGCTGCCGGCTGCGTTGGATCAACTACCTCCGTCCCGACATCAAGCGGGGAAACTTcaccgccgacgaggaggaccAGATCATCCGCCTCCACCACTCCCTCGGCaacag GTGGTCCGCAATCGCAGCGCAGCTGCCGGGACGCACTGACAACGAGATCAAGAACGTCTGGCACACCCATCTCAAGAAGAGGCTGCTGGAGGACAACCAGAAGACCACTCCcggcgatggcggccgccgccagaaGAAGCGCAAGCAGAAGGCCAAGGCTACTAAAAGCGCTCCCGTCAGTGTCAAGCATGAGCAGCTCTCGCCGGGGCGGTCGAGCAGCAGCGTGACATATAACTCAACAGTGACTGAGACTGCGGCGCCCGtctcgtcctcgccggccatCACCAGCGCGAGCCACCAGCTTGTCAAGGAGGAGAGCTTCAGCTCGGCCGTGGTCACCGACGACAGCTTCTGGTTCTCGACGGATGTAACGGGGATGATGAACCTTGGCAGTATGGAAGAGGAGCTGAGCCTGGCGCCTACGAGGAACGAGGACATGGATTTCTGGCTCAAGATGTTCGAGTCCGGAGACATGAGGGACTTGGCCGTCTCTTAA
- the LOC100827080 gene encoding uncharacterized protein LOC100827080, with amino-acid sequence MGSLMAGWSSQVLADDDKVRFMRNRSLTKEDVDAFWRQQKKPDAEIVVVSSPPLIASPPRVERPMPMRVSTLPHALSSPPAMTSVVHGNGDAVASPNKSRNWWTRSSSAFLNESPSQHAERICPE; translated from the exons ATGGGTTCTCTGATGGCTGGCTGGAGTTCACAGGTGCTCGCCGACGACGACAAAG TTCGTTTCATGAGGAACCGGTCGCTGACCAAGGAGGACGTGGACGCCTTCTGGAGGCAGCAAAAGAAGCCGGACGCCGAGATCGTCGTCGtcagctcgccgccgctgatTGCCTCCCCTCCCCGTGTG GAGAGACCGATGCCCATGCGTGTGTCGACTCTTCCTCACGCCCTttcatcgccgccggcgatgacTAGTGTCGTCCACGGCAACGGCGATGCCGTCGCAAGCCCCAACAAGAGCCGCAACTG GTGGACGAGGAGTAGCTCGGCGTTCCTCAATGAGTCACCATCGCAGCATGCAGAAAGAATTTGTCCAGAGTGA
- the LOC106866328 gene encoding mucin-5AC isoform X2, protein MLTLGIRAIHHPFKISPQNPENPSSSSNHGARDPADEGYARVRHGRPQQLPQGVGCVHGAGEGEGDGIVTSPTSASSPPRSRARPVATAASAPSTVVPATGRAATATATPFPTAPHAESQKDKWAARFEALFDDALAAVRAERKAATNSQGTTSPTTSSRSDPSAPAAAAALVGLTSASVQPVCVDRETVTTTPTAAASAARSAPTSAPTATTPAASAWTATTELDLASLRPTTCSALCLGGDLTETKTETVSAACVMHEDVQHSVLSTSVSGARPSPMAPTALMPTTSSTSLVYPRTITVAAASTSSVLLGCFCELLCKVPLHVSLLLQPPWPSFARFYGEPHQQEARASSVVDVLAIRA, encoded by the exons ATGCTCacacttggtatcagagccataCACCACCCTTTCAAAATTTCCCCCCAAAATCCAGAAAATCCCTCCTCGAGCTCCAATCATGGAGCACGAGATCCTGCTGATGAAGGCTATGCGAGAGTTCGCCATGGCCGACCCCAACAACTGCCACAAGGAGTGGGCTGCGTACATGGCGCTGGTGAAGGCGAAGGAGACGGCATCGTCACCTCTCCAACAAGCGCTAGCTCGCCTCCACGCTCCCGTGCACGCCCCGTCGCAACAGCGGCATCGGCGCCTTCCACCGTCGTCCCCGCCaccggccgcgccgccacggccacggccacacCCTTCCCAACGGCTCCACACGCCGAGTCGCAGAAGGACAAGTGGGCCGCTCGGTTTGAAGCCTTGTTCGACGACGCGCTTGCTGCTGTACGTGCTGAGCGGAAGGCGGCTACGAACAGTCAAGGGACTACATCGCCGACGACCTCCTCGCGGTCCGATCCGTCCGCCCCTGCAGCCGCGGCCGCGCTCGTGGGCTTGACATCGGCATCCGTCCAGCCCGTGTGTGTCGACAGGGAGACAGTTACAACCACCCCGACGGCTGCGGCCTCCGCCGCAAGGTCTGCACCCACCTCGGCGCCAACGGCTACCACTCCTGCTGCATCCGCGTGGACGGCAACGACTGAGCTCGACCTTGCGAGTTTGCGGCCCACCACGTGTTCGGCGCTTTGCTTGGGAGGCGACCTGACGGAAACTAAGACTGAAACTGTCTCGGCTGCGTGCGTGATGCATGAAGATGTCCAACACTCGGTGCTGTCTACCTCTGTCAGCGGCGCAAGACCATCTCCAATGGCGCCGACAGCCCTCATGCCTaccacctcctccacgtcCTTGGTGTACCCCAGGACCATCACCGTTGCAGCAGCCTCTACGTCAAGCGTGCTTCTGGGTTGCTTCTGTGAGTTGCTATGCAAGGTGCCGCTGCATGTTAGCCTGCTGTTGCAGCCACCATGGCCTTCGTTTGCACGTTTCTATGGAGAACCGCATCAACAAGAGGCGAGGGCATCTTCAGTGGTTGATG TTCTAGCAATACGAGCTTGA
- the LOC106866328 gene encoding mucin-5AC isoform X1: MLTLGIRAIHHPFKISPQNPENPSSSSNHGARDPADEGYARVRHGRPQQLPQGVGCVHGAGEGEGDGIVTSPTSASSPPRSRARPVATAASAPSTVVPATGRAATATATPFPTAPHAESQKDKWAARFEALFDDALAAVRAERKAATNSQGTTSPTTSSRSDPSAPAAAAALVGLTSASVQPVCVDRETVTTTPTAAASAARSAPTSAPTATTPAASAWTATTELDLASLRPTTCSALCLGGDLTETKTETVSAACVMHEDVQHSVLSTSVSGARPSPMAPTALMPTTSSTSLVYPRTITVAAASTSSVLLGCFCELLCKVPLHVSLLLQPPWPSFARFYGEPHQQEARASSVVDGMQFASTLPLLPWNPVLAIRA; encoded by the exons ATGCTCacacttggtatcagagccataCACCACCCTTTCAAAATTTCCCCCCAAAATCCAGAAAATCCCTCCTCGAGCTCCAATCATGGAGCACGAGATCCTGCTGATGAAGGCTATGCGAGAGTTCGCCATGGCCGACCCCAACAACTGCCACAAGGAGTGGGCTGCGTACATGGCGCTGGTGAAGGCGAAGGAGACGGCATCGTCACCTCTCCAACAAGCGCTAGCTCGCCTCCACGCTCCCGTGCACGCCCCGTCGCAACAGCGGCATCGGCGCCTTCCACCGTCGTCCCCGCCaccggccgcgccgccacggccacggccacacCCTTCCCAACGGCTCCACACGCCGAGTCGCAGAAGGACAAGTGGGCCGCTCGGTTTGAAGCCTTGTTCGACGACGCGCTTGCTGCTGTACGTGCTGAGCGGAAGGCGGCTACGAACAGTCAAGGGACTACATCGCCGACGACCTCCTCGCGGTCCGATCCGTCCGCCCCTGCAGCCGCGGCCGCGCTCGTGGGCTTGACATCGGCATCCGTCCAGCCCGTGTGTGTCGACAGGGAGACAGTTACAACCACCCCGACGGCTGCGGCCTCCGCCGCAAGGTCTGCACCCACCTCGGCGCCAACGGCTACCACTCCTGCTGCATCCGCGTGGACGGCAACGACTGAGCTCGACCTTGCGAGTTTGCGGCCCACCACGTGTTCGGCGCTTTGCTTGGGAGGCGACCTGACGGAAACTAAGACTGAAACTGTCTCGGCTGCGTGCGTGATGCATGAAGATGTCCAACACTCGGTGCTGTCTACCTCTGTCAGCGGCGCAAGACCATCTCCAATGGCGCCGACAGCCCTCATGCCTaccacctcctccacgtcCTTGGTGTACCCCAGGACCATCACCGTTGCAGCAGCCTCTACGTCAAGCGTGCTTCTGGGTTGCTTCTGTGAGTTGCTATGCAAGGTGCCGCTGCATGTTAGCCTGCTGTTGCAGCCACCATGGCCTTCGTTTGCACGTTTCTATGGAGAACCGCATCAACAAGAGGCGAGGGCATCTTCAGTGGTTGATGGTATGCAGTTTGCTTCTACATTACCATTGCTTCCGTGGAATCCAG TTCTAGCAATACGAGCTTGA